A DNA window from Andrena cerasifolii isolate SP2316 chromosome 16, iyAndCera1_principal, whole genome shotgun sequence contains the following coding sequences:
- the Tral gene encoding LSM14 family protein trailer hitch isoform X1: protein MSGGMPELGSKISLISKADIRYEGRLFTVDPQECTIALANVRSFGTEDRETQLPVAPQNQVYEYILFRGSDIKDIRVVNNVSSIPNDPAIVQMTVQPSMSQQSYQPQPSYPHPMMGQMGPMGGQYGTPYGMTMGTMGPVMGIATAPRDPRGPMNKQPSELSLGSAEPNAISIPNSLPTANVDPLPKDQSPEDGVLDLISGGSRSTTPTSSLLTRKSPTMDQGIQVGHQQQQQQQPSGNIGKLGDKTNMRTIQPARRDHDSHTGNKTGGTVSQYNEGKRDTMKQDGQMQGQGTHQQGGRGNRGGWMNRGNMRGRGRGRGGFRNQPGNAGAKPKNTLKFDNDYDFEQANTQFEELRSQLAKTKIDSGADNEKKDDSGNETGAGEGEPEEEPEIVHYDKSKSFFDNISCEAVERSKGRFQRTDWRTERKLNSETFGVASTRRGGFRGRGYYNRGMGGMYRGGGGNGGSGFRGGYRGSSRGGNRKPANQQQQNNPGSQTQRTTNEQSAAQSQQNSRVVSF from the exons ATGAGCGGAGGAATGCCGGAACTGGGCTCGAAGATTAGTTTAATATCGAAGGCGGATATTCGTTACGAAGGCCGGCTATTTACCGTTGATCCTCAAGAATGCACGATTGCTCTAGCGAATG TGCGTTCTTTTGGAACGGAGGACCGAGAAACGCAACTTCCGGTGGCACCGCAGAATCAAGTGTACGAGTACATTTTGTTCCGTGGCTCGGATATTAAAGATATTCGAGTTGTCAACAATGTTAGTTCTATTCCAAACGATCCGGCCATTGTGCAG ATGACAGTGCAACCGTCGATGAGCCAGCAGTCATACCAGCCACAACCCAGTTATCCTCATCCAATGATGGGCCAGATGGGTCCGATGGGTGGGCAATATGGGACACCCTATGGCATGACAATGGGTACCATGGGACCGGTAATGGGAATAGCGACTGCTCCTAGAGATCCACGTGGACCAATGAATAAACAGCCAAGTGAGTTGAGCTTGGGCTCCGCTGAACCCAATGCCATCTCTATCCCAAACTCACTACCGACGGCCAATGTCGACCCATTACCAAAAGACCAATCTCCGGAAGATG GTGTGTTAGATCTTATTAGTGGTGGTTCCCGATCAACAACTCCAACTTCGTCCTTATTGACACGAAAAAGTCCAACAATGGATCAGGGTATTCAGGTAGGCcatcagcagcagcaacaacaacagccgAGCGGTAACATTGGCAAGCTCGGCGACAAGACGAACATGAGAACCATTCAGCCTGCTAGACGCGATCATGATAG TCATACTGGCAACAAGACAGGTGGCACCGTCTCTCAATATAACGAAGGGAAGCGTGATACAATGAAGCAGGATGGTCAGATGCAGGGTCAGGGTACTCATCAGCAAGGTGGCAGAGGGAACCGCGGTGGATGGATGAATCGTGGAAACATGCGGGGCCGAGGGAGAGGCCGCGGTGGTTTTAGAAACCAACCCGGCAATGCTGGCGCCAAGCCGAAGAATACATTGAAATTCGATAATGATTATGACTTCGAGCAAGCTAACACCCAGTTCGAGGAATTGAG ATCTCAGTTGGCGAAAACGAAGATTGATTCTGGTGCTGATAACGAAAAGAAGGATGACAGTGGTAATGAAACTGGAGCAGGCGAAGGTGAGCCCGAAGAGGAGCCAGAGATAGTTCATTACGATAAGTCGAAATCTTTCTTCGACAATATTAGCTGCGAAGCTGTCGAGAGGAGTAAAGG CCGGTTCCAGCGCACGGACTGGAGGACAGAGCGCAAATTGAACTCCGAAACATTTGGTGTGGCGTCAACGAGGCGCGGCGGTTTCCGCGGACGCGGTTATTACAATCGCGGGATGGGAGGCATGTACCGAGGCGGCGGTGGTAACGGCGGTTCTGGTTTCCGAGGCGGTTACAGAGGTAGTTCCAGAGGCGGGAACCGCAAGCCTGCTAACCAGCAACAACAGAACAACCCTGGGAGTCAAACCCAGCGTACGACCAACGAACAATCCGCTGCTCAGTCGCAGCAGAATAGCCGCGTCGTGTCCTTTTGA
- the Tral gene encoding LSM14 family protein trailer hitch isoform X2 has protein sequence MSGGMPELGSKISLISKADIRYEGRLFTVDPQECTIALANVRSFGTEDRETQLPVAPQNQVYEYILFRGSDIKDIRVVNNVSSIPNDPAIVQMTVQPSMSQQSYQPQPSYPHPMMGQMGPMGGQYGTPYGMTMGTMGPVMGIATAPRDPRGPMNKQPSVLDLISGGSRSTTPTSSLLTRKSPTMDQGIQVGHQQQQQQQPSGNIGKLGDKTNMRTIQPARRDHDSHTGNKTGGTVSQYNEGKRDTMKQDGQMQGQGTHQQGGRGNRGGWMNRGNMRGRGRGRGGFRNQPGNAGAKPKNTLKFDNDYDFEQANTQFEELRSQLAKTKIDSGADNEKKDDSGNETGAGEGEPEEEPEIVHYDKSKSFFDNISCEAVERSKGRFQRTDWRTERKLNSETFGVASTRRGGFRGRGYYNRGMGGMYRGGGGNGGSGFRGGYRGSSRGGNRKPANQQQQNNPGSQTQRTTNEQSAAQSQQNSRVVSF, from the exons ATGAGCGGAGGAATGCCGGAACTGGGCTCGAAGATTAGTTTAATATCGAAGGCGGATATTCGTTACGAAGGCCGGCTATTTACCGTTGATCCTCAAGAATGCACGATTGCTCTAGCGAATG TGCGTTCTTTTGGAACGGAGGACCGAGAAACGCAACTTCCGGTGGCACCGCAGAATCAAGTGTACGAGTACATTTTGTTCCGTGGCTCGGATATTAAAGATATTCGAGTTGTCAACAATGTTAGTTCTATTCCAAACGATCCGGCCATTGTGCAG ATGACAGTGCAACCGTCGATGAGCCAGCAGTCATACCAGCCACAACCCAGTTATCCTCATCCAATGATGGGCCAGATGGGTCCGATGGGTGGGCAATATGGGACACCCTATGGCATGACAATGGGTACCATGGGACCGGTAATGGGAATAGCGACTGCTCCTAGAGATCCACGTGGACCAATGAATAAACAGCCAA GTGTGTTAGATCTTATTAGTGGTGGTTCCCGATCAACAACTCCAACTTCGTCCTTATTGACACGAAAAAGTCCAACAATGGATCAGGGTATTCAGGTAGGCcatcagcagcagcaacaacaacagccgAGCGGTAACATTGGCAAGCTCGGCGACAAGACGAACATGAGAACCATTCAGCCTGCTAGACGCGATCATGATAG TCATACTGGCAACAAGACAGGTGGCACCGTCTCTCAATATAACGAAGGGAAGCGTGATACAATGAAGCAGGATGGTCAGATGCAGGGTCAGGGTACTCATCAGCAAGGTGGCAGAGGGAACCGCGGTGGATGGATGAATCGTGGAAACATGCGGGGCCGAGGGAGAGGCCGCGGTGGTTTTAGAAACCAACCCGGCAATGCTGGCGCCAAGCCGAAGAATACATTGAAATTCGATAATGATTATGACTTCGAGCAAGCTAACACCCAGTTCGAGGAATTGAG ATCTCAGTTGGCGAAAACGAAGATTGATTCTGGTGCTGATAACGAAAAGAAGGATGACAGTGGTAATGAAACTGGAGCAGGCGAAGGTGAGCCCGAAGAGGAGCCAGAGATAGTTCATTACGATAAGTCGAAATCTTTCTTCGACAATATTAGCTGCGAAGCTGTCGAGAGGAGTAAAGG CCGGTTCCAGCGCACGGACTGGAGGACAGAGCGCAAATTGAACTCCGAAACATTTGGTGTGGCGTCAACGAGGCGCGGCGGTTTCCGCGGACGCGGTTATTACAATCGCGGGATGGGAGGCATGTACCGAGGCGGCGGTGGTAACGGCGGTTCTGGTTTCCGAGGCGGTTACAGAGGTAGTTCCAGAGGCGGGAACCGCAAGCCTGCTAACCAGCAACAACAGAACAACCCTGGGAGTCAAACCCAGCGTACGACCAACGAACAATCCGCTGCTCAGTCGCAGCAGAATAGCCGCGTCGTGTCCTTTTGA
- the Cyt-c1 gene encoding cytochrome c1 isoform X1, translating into MAASLGRVCKSGLLKSNYGPLFSQQVHNFSTANQWSRSKKVLLTCLGVTAGGISTLIYTLDSSVKADELVAHAPNYKWDFYGVISALDHASMRRGWEVYKNVCSACHSLQYVAYRHLVGVTHTEDEAKALAEEIEVKDGPDETGNYFMRPGKLSDYIPSPYPNEEAARAANNGGYPPDLSYIVNARHNGENYVFSLLTGYMEPPAGIPIREGQYFNPYFPGGGIGMAQVVFDEVLEFEDGTPATASQIAKDITTFLMWTSNCEHDDRKRLTIKGTAVFVALTALLFYMKRHKWTTIKNTKILFTPKTRK; encoded by the exons ATGGCGGCTTCATTGGGTCGGGTTTGTAAATCGGGTCTGTTAAAGTCGAATTATGGACCGCTTTTCAGTCAG CAGGTTCATAATTTTTCTACAGCGAATCAATGGTCCAGGAGTAAAAAAGTG cTATTGACCTGCTTGGGTGTAACAGCGGGGGGTATTAGCACGTTAATTTACACCTTGGATAGCTCCGTAAAAGCGGACGAACTAGTCGCCCATGCACCGAATTATAAATGGGACTTCTATGGTGTGATCAGCGCGCTCGATCATGCGAG CATGCGGCGAGGCTGGGAGGTATACAAAAATGTGTGTTCAGCTTGTCACAGTCTGCAGTACGTAGCGTACCGACACCTTGTTGGTGTTACACACACTGAAGACGAGGCAAAAGCACTTGCAGAAGAAATTGAG gtGAAAGATGGTCCTGATGAGACTGGAAACTACTTTATGCGCCCTGGCAAATTGTCAGACTATATTCCATCGCCATATCCAAACGAAGAAGCTGCTAGGGCAGCTAATAACGGCGGCTATCCACCAGATTTATCATACATAGTTAATGCCAGGCATAACGGAGAG AACTATGTATTCTCTTTGTTAACTGGCTATATGGAGCCACCAGCTGGTATTCCAATAAGAGAAGGTCAATACTTCAATCCTTATTTCCCAGGTGGAGGTATTGGTATGGCGcag GTCGTTTTCGACGAAGTGCTAGAATTCGAGGATGGCACTCCGGCGACTGCTTCTCAAATAGCAAAAGATATCACCACATTCCTAATGTGGACGTCGAATTGCGAACACGACGACAGAAAGAGATTAACCATTAAG GGTACCGCGGTATTCGTAGCGCTAACAGCATTATTGTTTTACATGAAGAGACACAAGTGGACAACCATAAAGAATACCAAGATACTTTTCACCCCTAAAACGAGAAAGTAA
- the Cyt-c1 gene encoding cytochrome c1 isoform X2: MAASLGRVCKSGLLKSNYGPLFSQVHNFSTANQWSRSKKVLLTCLGVTAGGISTLIYTLDSSVKADELVAHAPNYKWDFYGVISALDHASMRRGWEVYKNVCSACHSLQYVAYRHLVGVTHTEDEAKALAEEIEVKDGPDETGNYFMRPGKLSDYIPSPYPNEEAARAANNGGYPPDLSYIVNARHNGENYVFSLLTGYMEPPAGIPIREGQYFNPYFPGGGIGMAQVVFDEVLEFEDGTPATASQIAKDITTFLMWTSNCEHDDRKRLTIKGTAVFVALTALLFYMKRHKWTTIKNTKILFTPKTRK, from the exons ATGGCGGCTTCATTGGGTCGGGTTTGTAAATCGGGTCTGTTAAAGTCGAATTATGGACCGCTTTTCAGTCAG GTTCATAATTTTTCTACAGCGAATCAATGGTCCAGGAGTAAAAAAGTG cTATTGACCTGCTTGGGTGTAACAGCGGGGGGTATTAGCACGTTAATTTACACCTTGGATAGCTCCGTAAAAGCGGACGAACTAGTCGCCCATGCACCGAATTATAAATGGGACTTCTATGGTGTGATCAGCGCGCTCGATCATGCGAG CATGCGGCGAGGCTGGGAGGTATACAAAAATGTGTGTTCAGCTTGTCACAGTCTGCAGTACGTAGCGTACCGACACCTTGTTGGTGTTACACACACTGAAGACGAGGCAAAAGCACTTGCAGAAGAAATTGAG gtGAAAGATGGTCCTGATGAGACTGGAAACTACTTTATGCGCCCTGGCAAATTGTCAGACTATATTCCATCGCCATATCCAAACGAAGAAGCTGCTAGGGCAGCTAATAACGGCGGCTATCCACCAGATTTATCATACATAGTTAATGCCAGGCATAACGGAGAG AACTATGTATTCTCTTTGTTAACTGGCTATATGGAGCCACCAGCTGGTATTCCAATAAGAGAAGGTCAATACTTCAATCCTTATTTCCCAGGTGGAGGTATTGGTATGGCGcag GTCGTTTTCGACGAAGTGCTAGAATTCGAGGATGGCACTCCGGCGACTGCTTCTCAAATAGCAAAAGATATCACCACATTCCTAATGTGGACGTCGAATTGCGAACACGACGACAGAAAGAGATTAACCATTAAG GGTACCGCGGTATTCGTAGCGCTAACAGCATTATTGTTTTACATGAAGAGACACAAGTGGACAACCATAAAGAATACCAAGATACTTTTCACCCCTAAAACGAGAAAGTAA